Proteins encoded in a region of the Streptococcus sanguinis genome:
- the wecB gene encoding non-hydrolyzing UDP-N-acetylglucosamine 2-epimerase: protein MKKIKVMVVFGTRPEAIKMAPLVIELKKQADLFETTTVVTAQHRQMLDQVLETFKIKPDYDLDIMGKNQTLTDITVKILHKLDDILKENKPDIMLVHGDTTTTFAASLAAFYNQVRIGHVEAGLRTWNKYSPFPEEMNRQMTDSLTDLYFAPTDQSKANLLKENHPAETVFVTGNTAIDALKLTVQADYQHEVLDRIDPARKMILVTMHRRENQGEPMRRVFRTLRQIVDAHDDVEIVYPVHLSPAVQDAAREILSDNEKIHLIEPLDVLDFHNIAAKSYFIMSDSGGVQEEAPSLGKPVLVLRDTTERPEGVEAGTLKLVGTETQAVAEAMEALLTDESLYQEMAQASNPYGDGKASERIAQAIAHYFKQTARPEEFKTGVKNV, encoded by the coding sequence ATGAAGAAAATTAAGGTAATGGTTGTTTTTGGAACTCGTCCAGAAGCGATTAAGATGGCTCCGCTGGTTATTGAACTGAAGAAGCAGGCAGACTTGTTTGAGACAACAACAGTTGTGACTGCTCAGCATCGTCAGATGCTGGATCAGGTACTTGAAACTTTTAAGATTAAGCCTGATTATGATTTGGATATTATGGGGAAGAATCAAACCCTGACAGATATTACTGTCAAGATCTTGCATAAGCTAGATGATATCTTAAAGGAAAACAAGCCAGATATTATGCTGGTGCACGGTGATACGACAACGACTTTTGCGGCTAGTCTTGCAGCGTTTTATAATCAAGTTCGTATCGGCCATGTAGAAGCTGGCTTGCGGACTTGGAATAAATACTCTCCTTTCCCAGAAGAGATGAATCGTCAGATGACCGACTCTTTGACCGACTTATATTTTGCGCCAACGGATCAGAGTAAGGCTAACTTGCTCAAGGAAAACCATCCGGCGGAAACAGTTTTTGTAACAGGGAATACAGCTATCGACGCTCTCAAGCTGACAGTCCAGGCTGATTATCAGCACGAGGTGCTTGACCGTATTGATCCAGCTCGCAAGATGATTTTAGTGACCATGCATCGCCGGGAAAATCAAGGTGAGCCGATGAGAAGAGTTTTTCGAACTCTACGGCAGATTGTAGATGCCCATGATGATGTGGAAATTGTCTATCCCGTTCACCTGAGTCCAGCAGTTCAGGATGCGGCTAGAGAAATTCTGAGTGACAATGAGAAAATTCATCTGATTGAGCCTTTAGATGTGTTGGATTTCCATAATATCGCAGCTAAAAGCTACTTCATCATGTCAGACTCAGGCGGAGTACAAGAGGAAGCACCTTCCTTAGGTAAGCCTGTACTAGTACTTCGTGATACAACAGAGAGACCAGAAGGAGTTGAGGCCGGCACCTTGAAGCTGGTCGGTACAGAAACTCAAGCAGTAGCAGAGGCAATGGAAGCCCTGCTGACAGATGAGTCACTCTATCAGGAAATGGCCCAAGCCAGCAATCCGTATGGTGACGGTAAGGCTTCTGAGCGGATTGCTCAAGCTATTGCCCACTATTTTAAGCAAACGGCTAGACCAGAAGAATTTAAGACAGGAGTAAAAAATGTTTAG
- a CDS encoding zinc-dependent alcohol dehydrogenase family protein: MKAYTYVKPGFAKFLDVDKPVVRKPTDAIVRMVKTTICGTDLHIIKGDVPACKSGTILGHEGIGIVEEVGDSVTNFKKGDKVLISCVCACGKCYYCKKGIYAHCEDEGGWIFGHLIDGTQAEYLRVPHADNTLYHTPSDLSDEALVMLSDILPTAYEIGVLKGKVEPGCTVAIVGSGPIGLASLLTAQFYSPSKIIMVDIDENRLDTAMAFGATDKVNSANAEKAVQAIFDLTDGCGVDVAIEAVGIPDSFDLCQKVIAVDGTIANCGVHGKPVEFELDRLWIRNINVTTGLVSTNTTPQLLKALESHKIEPEKLVTHYFKLSEIEEAFKVFGQAANHHAIKVIIENDLSPVQ, translated from the coding sequence ATGAAAGCCTATACTTATGTTAAACCGGGATTTGCCAAGTTTCTAGATGTTGATAAACCTGTCGTACGTAAGCCAACAGACGCTATTGTCCGTATGGTAAAGACCACTATCTGCGGGACTGATCTTCATATTATTAAAGGAGACGTACCTGCCTGCAAGAGCGGTACTATTCTAGGACATGAAGGCATCGGTATTGTTGAAGAAGTTGGTGACAGTGTAACCAATTTCAAGAAGGGCGATAAGGTTCTGATTTCCTGTGTTTGTGCCTGTGGCAAGTGCTACTATTGCAAGAAAGGTATCTACGCCCATTGTGAAGATGAAGGTGGATGGATTTTCGGGCATTTGATTGACGGAACTCAAGCTGAGTATCTGCGTGTGCCCCATGCGGATAATACTCTCTATCACACACCATCTGATTTATCAGATGAAGCCTTAGTCATGCTGTCAGACATCCTGCCAACAGCTTATGAAATAGGAGTTTTAAAAGGTAAAGTAGAGCCTGGATGTACAGTAGCTATCGTTGGCTCTGGACCAATCGGTCTCGCATCTCTGCTGACAGCTCAGTTTTATTCTCCGTCAAAGATTATCATGGTTGACATCGATGAGAATCGTTTAGATACGGCCATGGCCTTTGGGGCAACAGATAAGGTAAATTCAGCGAATGCTGAAAAAGCTGTGCAGGCTATCTTTGACTTGACAGATGGATGTGGAGTTGATGTAGCCATTGAAGCAGTAGGGATTCCAGACAGTTTTGATCTTTGTCAGAAAGTCATTGCCGTTGATGGAACCATTGCTAACTGTGGAGTTCATGGCAAACCTGTAGAGTTTGAGTTAGATCGGCTCTGGATTCGAAATATCAATGTGACGACCGGGCTGGTATCTACCAATACTACTCCACAGCTGCTAAAGGCTCTGGAAAGTCATAAGATTGAGCCAGAAAAGCTAGTGACTCATTACTTTAAGTTGAGTGAAATTGAAGAAGCTTTCAAGGTTTTCGGCCAAGCTGCGAACCATCATGCCATTAAGGTTATTATAGAAAATGACCTCTCTCCAGTCCAATAA
- a CDS encoding glycosyltransferase family 2 protein, whose translation MISQLIMIVTLFSIWMSLAWALVILCSSVHFWMKRSDFNVDTSPLEHYPMVTVVVPAHNEDVVIAQTTKAILDLDYPHDRVEVLLFADNCSDDTYQEMLKVQAMPEYAGRNITITDRTGTGGKAGVLNDALKMAKGEYICVYDADAMPEKNALYFLVKKVLEDPERHVASFGRNKTRNANQNFLTRCINQEIVVTQRVYHVGMWHLFKIGRIPGTNFLINTEFVKSIGGWKNGALTEDTEISFKIMQSGKLIALAYNSEAFQQEPETLKSYYMQRKRWAKGNYEVVLANFKHLFSGGNWRVKLEVFNYSCIFFWFNLAIVLSDLVFFANVAAMITQLFIPDVRIPFAFDAQNIYIVQLMLFNWLLMILLYLLQINIALASQFGQATTKQIWLALVSYLTYSQLFIVVSLDAVGSVILDKILKRKETKWVKTKRFAG comes from the coding sequence ATGATTAGTCAACTTATTATGATTGTCACTCTGTTCTCCATCTGGATGTCTCTGGCTTGGGCTTTGGTTATTCTATGCTCTTCCGTGCATTTCTGGATGAAACGCAGTGACTTCAACGTGGATACCAGCCCATTGGAACATTATCCTATGGTTACTGTCGTTGTCCCAGCTCACAATGAAGATGTGGTTATCGCTCAGACAACTAAGGCCATTCTGGACTTGGACTATCCTCATGACCGAGTGGAAGTTCTGCTCTTTGCGGACAACTGCTCGGATGACACTTATCAAGAAATGCTGAAAGTTCAGGCTATGCCTGAGTATGCTGGACGCAATATTACAATTACAGACCGTACTGGTACGGGAGGTAAGGCAGGGGTGCTGAATGACGCCCTGAAGATGGCCAAGGGTGAATATATCTGTGTCTATGATGCGGATGCCATGCCAGAAAAGAATGCTCTTTACTTCCTAGTCAAGAAAGTTTTGGAAGATCCAGAACGCCACGTTGCTTCTTTCGGACGCAACAAGACCCGCAATGCCAACCAGAACTTCCTGACACGTTGTATCAACCAAGAAATCGTTGTAACTCAGCGTGTTTACCACGTAGGTATGTGGCATCTCTTTAAGATTGGACGGATTCCAGGTACGAACTTCTTGATTAACACTGAGTTTGTTAAGAGTATTGGTGGTTGGAAAAATGGTGCCTTGACAGAGGACACGGAAATTTCCTTTAAGATTATGCAGAGCGGCAAGCTGATTGCCTTGGCTTATAACTCAGAGGCCTTCCAACAAGAGCCAGAAACCCTCAAGTCCTACTACATGCAGCGTAAGCGCTGGGCTAAGGGGAATTACGAGGTAGTTCTTGCCAACTTCAAACATCTTTTTAGTGGTGGTAACTGGCGCGTGAAACTGGAAGTGTTCAATTATTCTTGTATCTTCTTCTGGTTCAATCTGGCGATTGTCTTATCTGACTTGGTTTTCTTTGCCAATGTAGCGGCGATGATTACCCAGCTCTTTATACCGGATGTGCGGATTCCTTTCGCTTTTGATGCTCAGAATATCTATATCGTCCAGCTGATGCTCTTTAACTGGCTTCTGATGATTTTGCTTTATCTTTTGCAAATCAATATCGCCCTGGCTTCTCAGTTTGGACAGGCGACCACCAAACAGATTTGGCTGGCACTTGTGTCCTATTTGACTTACTCTCAGCTCTTTATCGTTGTCTCTTTAGATGCAGTAGGATCTGTTATCTTGGACAAGATTTTGAAGCGGAAAGAAACCAAGTGGGTTAAAACAAAACGATTTGCAGGTTAG
- a CDS encoding DUF1033 family protein yields MYCVIEMYGDYEPWWFLDGWEVDVIAKKHFDDYYEALKYYKNRWLQMEEQSPLYKSRSDLMTIFWDPEDQRWCEECDENVQQYHSLFLLENECKIPKSKYRPGYTKQNGLEKHRACSVKLKNAKPL; encoded by the coding sequence ATGTATTGTGTAATTGAGATGTACGGGGACTATGAACCGTGGTGGTTCCTGGATGGCTGGGAAGTAGATGTCATTGCAAAGAAGCACTTCGATGATTATTATGAAGCCCTTAAATATTATAAAAACCGCTGGCTGCAGATGGAAGAGCAGTCACCTTTGTATAAGAGCCGTAGTGATTTAATGACAATTTTTTGGGATCCGGAGGATCAGCGCTGGTGCGAGGAGTGCGATGAGAATGTTCAGCAGTATCACTCGCTGTTTTTGCTGGAGAATGAGTGCAAGATTCCTAAGAGCAAGTACCGGCCAGGCTATACTAAGCAGAACGGCCTTGAAAAGCACCGAGCTTGCTCAGTCAAACTAAAAAACGCTAAGCCTCTTTAA
- a CDS encoding glycosyl hydrolase family 8 → MKRTRLRFIWFVTILAVLAGILLYTRMGSTPNIKKKIYSQWSKEYVVTKDKLSYIRTTNSKTEDVVLSEAQGYGMVIAVDAAKQGDASSADFEKLYQYYLAHRLKDTQLMSWKQTIKDGKSNHEDENNATDGDLYIAYALIQAAKQWPDKAKEYQDQAQAILKDVLAYNYNESNGVLTVGNWANAESKFYNLMRTSDTLPQQFQAFYELTKDKQWLTIRDNMLSKLEAISADNKTGLIPDFIWVEGDKVRAADADTVESANDGYYSYNACRLPYNLAQSKDEKSQKMLKKMLNFFLSQEKIYAGYTLKGKALNSNQAGSFTAPVFYAANNNMEFRKLVQQNKYLFMQGLPSDNYYDAAVTTMIALETL, encoded by the coding sequence GTGAAAAGAACAAGATTAAGATTTATTTGGTTTGTGACAATTCTGGCTGTCTTGGCTGGTATCCTGTTGTACACCCGCATGGGCAGTACTCCTAATATCAAAAAGAAGATATACAGCCAATGGTCTAAAGAATATGTCGTAACCAAGGACAAATTGTCTTATATCAGGACGACAAACAGTAAGACTGAAGATGTTGTGCTGTCTGAGGCACAGGGTTATGGCATGGTGATTGCTGTGGATGCAGCTAAGCAAGGCGATGCCAGTTCGGCTGATTTTGAAAAGCTCTACCAATATTATCTAGCTCATCGTCTGAAAGATACCCAGCTCATGTCTTGGAAACAGACGATTAAGGATGGAAAGAGCAATCATGAAGACGAAAACAATGCTACAGACGGCGATCTCTACATTGCCTATGCTTTGATTCAGGCTGCTAAGCAGTGGCCGGACAAGGCTAAAGAATACCAAGATCAGGCTCAGGCCATTCTGAAAGATGTCTTGGCATATAACTATAATGAAAGTAACGGCGTTTTGACGGTTGGGAACTGGGCAAATGCAGAATCGAAATTTTATAATCTCATGCGGACTTCTGATACATTGCCGCAGCAGTTCCAAGCTTTCTATGAGTTGACAAAGGATAAGCAGTGGCTGACAATCCGGGATAACATGCTTAGCAAACTTGAAGCAATCAGCGCTGATAATAAGACTGGTTTGATACCAGACTTTATCTGGGTTGAAGGCGACAAAGTTCGGGCAGCTGATGCTGATACGGTTGAATCTGCAAATGATGGCTATTATTCTTATAATGCCTGCCGACTTCCTTACAACCTGGCTCAAAGCAAGGATGAAAAAAGTCAAAAAATGCTGAAGAAGATGTTAAACTTCTTCCTCAGTCAAGAAAAGATCTATGCGGGCTACACTCTGAAAGGGAAGGCTCTCAATAGTAATCAGGCTGGCAGCTTTACTGCTCCAGTATTCTATGCGGCTAATAACAATATGGAATTCCGCAAATTGGTGCAGCAGAATAAATATCTCTTCATGCAAGGTTTGCCGTCAGATAATTACTATGACGCAGCTGTGACAACGATGATTGCTTTAGAAACTTTATAA
- the rpoC gene encoding DNA-directed RNA polymerase subunit beta' produces the protein MVDVNRFKSMQITLASPNKVRSWSYGEVKKPETINYRTLKPEREGLFDEVIFGPTKDWECACGKYKRIRYKGIVCDRCGVEVTRAKVRRERMGHIELKAPVSHIWYFKGIPSRMGLTLDMSPRALEEVIYFAAYVVIDPKDTPLEHKSIMTEREYRERLREYGAGSFVAKMGAEAIQDLLKQVDLEAEIAVLKEELKTASGQKRIKAVRRLDVLDAFYKSGNKPEWMVLNILPVIPPDLRPMVQLDGGRFAASDLNDLYRRVINRNNRLARLLELNAPGIIVQNEKRMLQEAVDALIDNGRRGRPITGPGSRPLKSLSHMLKGKQGRFRQNLLGKRVDFSGRSVIAVGPTLKMYQCGVPREMAIELFKPFVMREIVARDIVQNVKAAKRLVERGDERIWDILEEVIKEHPVLLNRAPTLHRLGIQAFEPVLIDGKALRLHPLVCEAYNADFDGDQMAIHVPLSEEAQAEARILMLAAEHILNPKDGKPVVTPSQDMVLGNYYLTMEEAGREGEGMIFKDMDEAVMALRNGYVHLHTRVGIATDSLNKPWTEDQKHKILITTVGKILFNAIMPEELPYLQEPTNANLTEGVPAKYFLESGQDIKEVIEQLEINVPFKKKNLGNIIAEIFKRFRTTETSALLDRLKNLGYHHSTLAGLTVGIADIPVVEDKAEIIEESHKRVEQITKQFRRGMITDDERYNAVTAEWRAAREKLEKRLVANQDPKNPIVMMMDSGARGNISNFSQLAGMRGLMAAPNGRIMELPILSNFREGLSVLEMFFSTHGARKGMTDTALKTADSGYLTRRLVDVAQDVIIREDDCGTDRGLLITSITEGKEMIESLEERLNGRYTKKTVKHPETGAVIIGPNELITEDKAREIVNAGVDEVTIRSVFTCNTRHGVCRHCYGINLATGDAVEVGEAVGTIAAQSIGEPGTQLTMRTFHTGGVASNTDITQGLPRVQEIFEARNPKGEAVITEVKGEVTAIEEDASTRTKKVFVTGATGEGEYVVPFTARMKVEVGDQVSRGAALTEGSIQPKHLLAVRDVLSVETYLLAEVQKVYRSQGVEIGDKHIEVMVRQMIRKVRVMDPGDTDLLMGTLMDITDFTDANRDVVISGGVPATARPVLMGITKASLETNSFLSAASFQETTRVLTDAAIRGKKDHLLGLKENVIIGKIIPAGTGMARYRNLEPQAVNEVEIINEVTELPDGFETEENIVLK, from the coding sequence GTGGTTGATGTAAATCGTTTTAAAAGTATGCAAATCACCCTAGCTTCTCCTAACAAGGTCCGTTCATGGTCTTATGGGGAAGTGAAGAAACCTGAAACAATCAATTACCGAACCCTGAAACCAGAACGCGAAGGCCTTTTTGACGAAGTGATCTTCGGTCCAACCAAGGACTGGGAATGTGCCTGTGGTAAGTACAAGCGGATTCGTTACAAAGGAATCGTCTGTGACCGCTGTGGTGTTGAAGTAACCCGCGCCAAGGTTCGCCGTGAGCGTATGGGCCACATTGAATTGAAGGCACCTGTTTCACATATTTGGTACTTTAAAGGAATTCCAAGCCGCATGGGGCTCACTTTGGATATGAGCCCACGTGCCTTGGAAGAAGTCATTTATTTTGCGGCTTATGTAGTGATTGACCCTAAGGATACACCGCTAGAGCACAAGTCAATCATGACGGAACGTGAGTACCGTGAGCGTTTACGCGAGTATGGTGCAGGCTCATTTGTAGCCAAAATGGGAGCAGAAGCTATTCAAGACCTCTTGAAACAAGTGGACTTGGAAGCTGAGATTGCTGTCCTCAAAGAAGAATTGAAAACTGCTTCAGGTCAAAAGCGGATCAAGGCTGTCCGTCGCTTGGATGTCTTGGATGCCTTCTACAAGTCTGGCAATAAGCCAGAATGGATGGTCCTCAACATCCTGCCGGTTATTCCGCCAGATTTGCGTCCGATGGTTCAGCTGGATGGTGGTCGTTTTGCGGCTTCTGACCTCAACGATCTCTATCGCCGTGTTATCAACCGGAACAACCGTTTGGCTCGTTTGCTTGAGTTGAATGCACCTGGTATCATCGTTCAAAATGAGAAGCGTATGCTTCAGGAAGCGGTTGACGCTTTGATTGATAACGGTCGCCGCGGCCGTCCAATTACTGGGCCAGGCAGCCGTCCGCTCAAGTCTCTGAGCCACATGCTTAAAGGGAAACAAGGTCGTTTCCGTCAAAACTTGCTGGGTAAACGGGTTGACTTCTCAGGTCGTTCCGTTATTGCTGTTGGTCCTACGTTGAAAATGTATCAATGTGGTGTGCCGCGTGAAATGGCGATTGAGCTCTTCAAGCCGTTTGTGATGCGGGAAATCGTTGCTCGCGATATCGTGCAGAACGTTAAAGCTGCCAAACGCTTGGTAGAGCGTGGAGATGAGCGTATCTGGGATATTCTGGAAGAAGTGATCAAGGAACACCCAGTGCTTCTTAACCGCGCACCGACCCTTCACCGTTTGGGAATTCAGGCCTTTGAGCCAGTTCTGATTGACGGTAAAGCTCTGCGTTTGCATCCACTGGTCTGTGAAGCCTACAATGCCGACTTTGACGGTGACCAAATGGCCATCCACGTACCATTGTCAGAGGAAGCGCAAGCTGAAGCTCGTATCCTCATGCTGGCTGCTGAGCACATCTTGAATCCAAAAGATGGTAAACCAGTTGTAACACCATCTCAGGATATGGTCTTGGGGAACTACTACCTGACCATGGAAGAGGCTGGCCGCGAAGGAGAAGGCATGATTTTCAAGGATATGGATGAGGCGGTCATGGCCCTCCGCAACGGCTATGTTCACTTGCATACTCGTGTTGGTATTGCAACGGACAGTCTCAATAAGCCTTGGACAGAAGACCAGAAGCATAAGATTTTGATTACAACTGTTGGTAAAATTCTCTTTAACGCGATTATGCCAGAGGAATTGCCTTATCTGCAAGAGCCAACTAATGCTAACTTGACAGAAGGTGTGCCAGCTAAGTACTTCTTGGAGTCAGGACAAGACATCAAGGAAGTTATTGAACAGCTTGAGATCAATGTTCCGTTTAAGAAGAAAAATCTGGGGAACATTATCGCAGAAATCTTCAAACGCTTCCGTACAACAGAAACATCTGCTCTTCTTGACCGCTTGAAGAACTTGGGTTATCACCATTCTACTTTGGCTGGTCTGACAGTGGGTATCGCTGATATCCCAGTTGTCGAAGACAAGGCTGAGATTATTGAAGAATCCCACAAGCGTGTTGAACAAATTACTAAACAATTCCGCCGTGGTATGATCACTGACGATGAACGCTACAATGCAGTTACTGCTGAGTGGCGGGCAGCTCGTGAGAAATTGGAAAAACGTCTGGTTGCCAACCAGGATCCGAAGAACCCTATCGTTATGATGATGGACTCTGGAGCGCGGGGTAACATCTCTAACTTCTCCCAGTTGGCCGGTATGCGTGGTCTGATGGCTGCGCCAAATGGACGTATCATGGAATTGCCAATCTTGTCTAACTTCCGTGAAGGTCTGTCTGTTTTGGAAATGTTCTTCTCTACCCACGGTGCTCGTAAGGGTATGACAGATACGGCCCTTAAGACTGCCGACTCAGGTTACCTGACTCGTCGTCTGGTTGACGTTGCCCAAGATGTGATTATCCGTGAAGATGACTGTGGTACAGATCGCGGCTTGCTCATCACTTCTATCACAGAAGGCAAGGAAATGATCGAGTCTCTGGAAGAGCGCCTAAATGGTCGTTACACTAAGAAAACAGTTAAACATCCAGAAACTGGTGCTGTCATTATTGGTCCAAATGAATTGATCACCGAAGACAAGGCGCGCGAAATTGTTAATGCTGGTGTTGACGAAGTGACGATTCGATCTGTCTTTACATGTAACACCCGCCATGGTGTCTGCCGTCATTGTTACGGTATCAACTTGGCAACGGGTGATGCAGTTGAAGTCGGTGAAGCAGTCGGAACCATCGCTGCCCAATCTATCGGGGAACCTGGTACACAGCTGACCATGCGGACCTTCCACACGGGTGGTGTTGCCTCTAATACCGATATCACACAAGGTCTTCCTCGTGTCCAAGAAATCTTTGAAGCCCGCAATCCGAAAGGGGAAGCGGTCATCACTGAAGTCAAGGGTGAAGTTACTGCCATCGAAGAAGATGCTTCTACTCGGACTAAGAAAGTCTTTGTTACAGGTGCGACTGGCGAAGGTGAATATGTGGTGCCATTTACAGCCCGCATGAAGGTTGAAGTGGGCGACCAAGTCTCTCGCGGTGCTGCCTTGACTGAAGGTTCTATCCAGCCGAAGCACTTGCTGGCCGTCCGCGATGTCTTGTCTGTTGAAACTTATCTGCTTGCTGAAGTACAAAAAGTTTACCGCAGCCAAGGGGTAGAAATTGGCGACAAACACATCGAAGTAATGGTTCGTCAAATGATTCGCAAGGTGCGTGTCATGGATCCAGGAGATACAGATCTTCTCATGGGAACTCTCATGGATATTACAGACTTTACAGATGCTAACCGTGATGTGGTTATCTCAGGCGGTGTGCCTGCGACAGCTCGTCCAGTCCTCATGGGAATCACCAAGGCTTCCCTTGAGACAAATAGCTTCCTGTCTGCAGCTTCCTTCCAGGAAACAACTCGTGTCCTGACAGATGCTGCTATCCGTGGTAAGAAAGACCATCTGCTTGGCCTCAAGGAAAATGTTATCATCGGTAAGATTATCCCAGCTGGTACTGGTATGGCCCGCTACCGCAATCTGGAACCTCAGGCTGTCAATGAAGTTGAAATTATCAACGAAGTGACAGAACTGCCAGATGGATTTGAAACTGAAGAAAATATTGTTCTTAAATAA